One genomic region from Entelurus aequoreus isolate RoL-2023_Sb linkage group LG14, RoL_Eaeq_v1.1, whole genome shotgun sequence encodes:
- the LOC133665070 gene encoding uncharacterized protein LOC133665070 isoform X1, with protein MWQCKGCSSKTSTRGQLLKHYRLNHPHYGRRHPYPCPYSSCPCTSKSWNALRSHLCRVHTRETSQQTLTLTTFSCHVCGFSEVSSEKEYFTHINLHLKANETVPCMFKGCTFRTNIYGTFKSHKNRKHLGYSYSDFKPGIVAERDSFESSSVSGEHGDNEESEAAQLEVQSSFQRDCSENLEKMIEEKLAAVLLKLENILHVPSNAVDELLQDLHFLISSASQTTLNTIVSDFCTKHNLVLDAKETEELASAFCLANPLTKAIGDQGPLGTAFKRKQYFKDKFQVVEPVEYVLDKERNHTYQYVPLLQSLQQLLSKDGIIDAVVENWSAHQNETAQEYKSFQDGEFFKQNEFLSSGELRIRVTLYIDEFEVCNPLGTSRKKHKLCAMYWILSNLPPGQHSSLSSIYLAVLCKSNLIKEYGYGKVLEHLLRDLVVLEEHGVFVPQIGKNIQGTVQCVAADNLGAHGIAGFVESFSGKFVCRFCTGRFSDFQTKQVLSGEFSLRSKDEHKEHVKHAVENGKPCVGVKRPCVLTENLSHFDVTTGYPPDVLHDLLEGIVPVELAQCLGVLISKQYLSLDTLNKVILNFPYKGEDKTNRPHVVPQKLLSKKTIGGNAAENWTLIRLLPFMIGDVIPDDEPVWEIILDLKDIVELAVSQIHTEESIGYLQFKISDHRQKYQEAFPNQKLLPKHHFLEHYPHMTRCFGPLVRVWTMRFEGKHSFFKQVAHHTKCFKNVALTLSRKHQMMIAYHLHSSCPQKPAVEVSGISRVPVEVLKDDVSLPLQQMYPNLAEVNMANSADYKGINYRNGMIVICGFSDGLPEFGEIIRICVLQDMLNFLVKMFSAWFREHYRAFELQPCTTGTMSLITHDELAEKYPLHDYFVGPLRLVTFKRYPYIKRKC; from the coding sequence ATGTGGCAGTGTAAAGGTTGCAGTTCAAAGACCTCAACTAGAGGCCAGTTGCTTAAACATTACAGATTAAATCATCCACATTATGGGCGCAGGCACCCATATCCTTGCCCATATAGTAGTTGTCCATGTACATCTAAGTCCTGGAATGCACTCAGGTCACATTTGTGTAGAGTCCACACTAGAGAAACATCACAGCAAACATTGACATTGACGACATTCAGCTGTCATGTTTGTGGGTTCTCTGAAGTTTCCTCTGAAAAGGAGTATTTCACTCATATAAATTTGCATCTCAAAGCCAATGAAACAGTCCCCTGCATGTTCAAGGGCTGTACATTTAGGACAAATATTTATGGGACATTTAAATCACATAAAAATAGAAAGCACCTTGGTTATTCTTACAGTGACTTTAAACCTGGAATAGTTGCAGAAAGAGACAGTTTTGAGAGCTCAAGTGTTTCAGGTGAACATGGAGACAATGAAGAATCAGAAGCAGCCCAGCTTGAAGTGCAGTCTAGTTTTCAGAGGGACTGCTCAGAAAATCTTGAGAAGATGATAGAAGAGAAACTTGCAGCAGTGTTGCTTAAGCTGGAAAACATACTCCATGTTCCCAGCAATGCAGTTGATGAACTTTTACAGGACTTGCACTTCCTAATAAGTTCCGCATCCCAGACTACATTAAATACCATTGTTTCAGATTTTTGTACAAAGCATAATCTTGTTCTCGATGCTAAAGAAACTGAGGAATTGGCCTCTGCCTTCTGTCTTGCTAATCCCTTGACCAAAGCAATTGGAGATCAGGGCCCACTTGGCACTGCTTTTAAGCGGAAACAGTACTTCAAAGACAAGTTCCAAGTAGTTGAACCAGTTGAATATGTTTTGGATAAGGAGCGCAACCATACCTACCAATATGTACCATTATTGCAGTCATTGCAGCAGCTCCTTAGCAAAGATGGTATAATTGATGCTGTAGTAGAAAACTGGAGTGCTCACCAAAATGAAACTGCACAAGAATACAAGTCATTTCAGGATGGAGAATTTTTCAAACAAAATGAGTTCCTATCTTCAGGGGAATTGAGAATACGTGTGACCCTTTATATTGATGAGTTTGAAGTGTGCAACCCTCTGGGCACTTCCAGAAAGAAGCATAAACTTTGCGCTATGTACTGGATTTTGAGCAACTTACCCCCAGGCCAGCACTCTTCTTTGTCATCCATCTACTTGGCAGTGCTGTGTAAAAGTAACTTGATCAAGGAATACGGATATGGGAAAGTGCTTGAACATCTTTTGCGTGATCTGGTTGTCTTGGAAGAGCATGGCGTGTTTGTCCCACAGATTGGAAAAAATATTCAAGGCACAGTACAATGTGTTGCTGCAGACAATCTCGGTGCCCATGGAATTGCAGGCTTTGTGGAAAGTTTTTCAGGAAAGTTTGTTTGTCGATTTTGCACAGGGCGTTTCAGTGATTTTCAGACCAAGCAGGTTCTGTCGGGTGAGTTTAGTCTTAGATCCAAAGACGAACACAAAGAACATGTTAAACATGCAGTGGAAAATGGAAAGCCTTGTGTTGGAGTAAAAAGGCCATGTGTGCTGACAGAAAATCTTTCTCATTTTGATGTAACAACTGGATATCCACCTGATGTACTCCACGATCTGTTGGAGGGTATTGTTCCAGTGGAACTTGCACAGTGCCTGGGTGTGTTGATATCCAAACAATACCTCTCTTTGGACACTTTAAATAAGGTAATTCTCAATTTCCCCTACAAAGGAGAAGATAAAACAAACCGCCCTCATGTTGTGCCACAAAAACTTTTAAGCAAAAAGACAATAGGTGGCAATGCAGCTGAAAACTGGACCCTCATAAGATTGCTGCCTTTCATGATTGGAGATGTTATACCTGATGATGAACCAGTGTGGGAGATAATTTTGGATTTAAAAGATATAGTGGAACTTGCTGTTTCCCAGATCCATACAGAAGAATCAATTGGATATCTTCAGTTCAAAATATCTGATCACAGACAGAAATATCAAGAAGCATTTCCGAACCAAAAACTCCTCCCAAAGCATCACTTCTTAGAGCATTACCCTCACATGACCCGATGTTTTGGTCCTCTAGTCAGAGTCTGGACCATGAGATTTGAAGGCAAACACAGTTTTTTTAAGCAAGTTGCCCATCACACCAAGTGTTTCAAGAATGTTGCTCTAACACTGTCAAGAAAACACCAGATGATGATTGCGTATCACTTGCACTCATCATGTCCACAGAAACCTGCAGTTGAAGTATCAGGAATATCGAGAGTCCCTGTTGAGGTGCTGAAAGATGATGTATCATTGCCTCTTCAGCAGATGTACCCAAACCTggcagaagtaaacatggctaaCAGTGCAGATTACAAGGGGATCAACTATAGAAATGGAATGATAGTCATTTGTGGATTTTCTGATGGGCTACCTGAATTCGGAGAGATAATAAGGATAT